The proteins below are encoded in one region of Planctopirus limnophila DSM 3776:
- a CDS encoding DUF1559 domain-containing protein, with protein sequence MMNESSLSRRRLHAGFTLIELLVVIAIIAILIALLLPAVQQAREAARRTQCKNNLKQLGLAVHNYESALNAFPPSATINTSVTTTGNNGSWSIHGRILPYLEQGNLYSKVDLSIAWDNQLAISGLKIPSYACPSDPKSDTVRDPGGGRALLYPTTYGFNYGTYFVFNPTTGQGGDGAFFPNSKLSFNSFTDGTSNTLLAAEVKAWTPYNRNASSFSSTTPPTNASAAAALLSQGTDPKYNPATGHTEWPDGRVHHAGFTTCMNPNTNLSTTHTDGVTYNDCDFNSWQEGRNGSTGSPSYAVIVSRSWHEGIVNVCMVDGSVRTVSENIDNGIWRALGTRNGGSNETTVGEF encoded by the coding sequence ATGATGAACGAATCATCGCTGTCACGTCGCCGCCTTCATGCCGGCTTCACTTTGATTGAATTGCTGGTGGTCATCGCCATCATTGCCATTCTGATTGCCCTGCTCCTTCCTGCAGTCCAGCAGGCACGCGAAGCGGCCCGGCGAACGCAATGTAAGAACAATCTCAAACAACTGGGGCTGGCAGTTCACAACTACGAATCGGCTCTCAATGCGTTTCCACCCTCGGCGACGATCAATACGTCGGTGACAACCACGGGAAACAATGGGTCGTGGTCGATTCATGGGAGAATTCTCCCTTATCTGGAACAGGGCAACCTGTATTCCAAAGTGGACTTGAGCATTGCGTGGGATAATCAACTCGCGATCAGCGGATTGAAGATTCCCAGCTACGCCTGCCCAAGTGACCCCAAGTCGGATACAGTACGCGATCCCGGTGGCGGACGGGCACTGCTTTATCCCACCACCTATGGCTTTAACTACGGCACTTACTTTGTCTTCAACCCCACCACTGGTCAGGGTGGGGATGGAGCGTTCTTTCCCAATAGTAAACTGAGTTTCAACTCTTTTACCGATGGTACCAGCAATACGCTGCTCGCAGCGGAAGTGAAGGCTTGGACTCCTTACAACCGCAATGCTTCGAGTTTTTCGTCGACGACTCCACCGACCAATGCCTCGGCTGCGGCAGCTCTACTAAGCCAGGGAACTGATCCCAAATACAACCCTGCAACAGGGCACACCGAATGGCCAGATGGTCGAGTCCATCATGCTGGTTTCACCACCTGCATGAATCCCAATACGAATCTTTCAACAACGCATACCGATGGAGTGACCTATAACGATTGCGATTTCAACTCGTGGCAGGAAGGTCGCAATGGAAGCACAGGTTCACCAAGTTATGCAGTCATCGTCTCACGCAGTTGGCACGAGGGGATCGTGAATGTCTGTATGGTCGATGGCTCAGTGCGTACGGTGAGTGAAAACATCGACAATGGGATCTGGCGGGCCTTAGGAACCCGCAATGGTGGCAGCAACGAAACCACCGTCGGCGAGTTCTAA
- a CDS encoding prenyltransferase/squalene oxidase repeat-containing protein: MAQISEAATPAEIAASRQKAIAFLKTSQAEDGSWTTNQTPGITGLVLYGALSAGAAADDPMIVKGLKYLESYRQPDGGIYSPKAHHGNYETAISLLAFSAANSDGKYNDLIKKAEAYIRGVQWDQSEKIESSDVRWGGAGYGKTNDRPDLSNTAFFLEALQTAGVKSDDQAVQNALVFLSRCQNLESEYNTTPAAAKINDGGFYYTPALGGQSQAGTTPEGGLRSYGSMTYAGLKSMIYAGLSKDDPRVKAATEWIRKFYTVDENPGLGDQGIYYYHQAFAKALNALGEEVLIDAQGKEHRWREDLANALIGKQQANGSWVNKNSRWMEGDPNLATAYALMALKYATK; the protein is encoded by the coding sequence GTGGCTCAGATTTCTGAAGCTGCCACCCCTGCCGAGATCGCCGCTTCCCGGCAGAAAGCCATTGCGTTTCTCAAGACATCCCAGGCCGAAGATGGAAGCTGGACAACCAATCAGACTCCCGGCATTACAGGGCTTGTCCTCTACGGTGCACTGAGTGCCGGTGCCGCCGCAGACGACCCGATGATTGTCAAAGGCCTCAAGTATCTGGAGTCATATCGCCAGCCCGACGGCGGAATTTACAGCCCCAAGGCTCATCATGGGAATTACGAAACGGCCATTTCCCTTCTGGCTTTTTCGGCAGCGAACTCCGATGGCAAATACAACGATCTCATCAAGAAAGCCGAAGCCTATATTCGCGGTGTGCAATGGGATCAGTCCGAAAAGATTGAATCCTCGGATGTGCGCTGGGGTGGTGCAGGTTATGGGAAAACCAACGATCGGCCCGACCTTTCGAATACAGCGTTCTTCCTCGAAGCCCTGCAGACAGCGGGTGTGAAATCGGATGATCAGGCCGTGCAGAACGCACTGGTGTTCCTGTCACGCTGCCAGAATCTGGAATCTGAGTACAACACCACACCGGCAGCCGCCAAGATCAATGACGGTGGCTTTTACTACACCCCCGCTCTGGGTGGCCAGTCTCAGGCGGGTACGACTCCTGAAGGAGGCTTGCGTTCGTACGGCAGCATGACCTACGCGGGCCTTAAGAGCATGATTTACGCGGGGCTTAGCAAAGACGATCCCCGTGTAAAAGCTGCGACCGAATGGATTCGCAAGTTTTATACAGTGGATGAAAATCCTGGCCTGGGTGATCAAGGGATCTACTACTATCACCAGGCCTTTGCCAAAGCTTTGAACGCACTGGGAGAAGAAGTTCTCATCGATGCCCAGGGCAAAGAGCACCGCTGGCGGGAAGATCTCGCGAACGCACTGATTGGCAAACAGCAGGCCAACGGCAGCTGGGTAAACAAAAATTCCCGCTGGATGGAAGGCGACCCGAACCTCGCGACAGCCTACGCACTGATGGCACTGAAATACGCGACGAAGTGA
- a CDS encoding VOC family protein gives MHIDKLDHLVLTVANISTTCDFYSRVLGMSVVTFGSGRKALCFGDQKINLHETGQELEPRAALPTPGSGDICLITSVPLNEVIDHLIACNVPIIEGPVARTGATGPIMSVYLRDPDSNLIEVSTYADAQPMVPEVPKKSWL, from the coding sequence ATGCATATTGACAAACTGGATCATCTGGTGCTCACTGTCGCCAATATCTCGACGACATGCGATTTCTACTCCAGAGTCTTAGGGATGAGTGTCGTCACTTTCGGTTCAGGTCGAAAAGCGCTGTGCTTTGGAGATCAGAAGATCAATCTTCACGAAACCGGTCAAGAACTCGAGCCCAGGGCGGCTCTTCCAACACCTGGTTCGGGTGATATCTGCCTCATCACCTCTGTACCACTCAACGAAGTCATCGATCACTTAATCGCCTGCAATGTACCCATTATTGAAGGCCCAGTCGCCCGCACAGGTGCAACCGGGCCGATCATGTCGGTCTACTTGAGAGATCCAGACTCGAACCTCATCGAAGTCTCAACATACGCTGACGCCCAGCCTATGGTGCCAGAAGTTCCGAAGAAGAGTTGGCTATGA
- a CDS encoding glycosyltransferase family 2 protein, translating to MGEAVISPIVVAVMPAYNAAATLERTVADIPAGSVQHIVLVDDCSKDQTVEVARKLGLEVIQHETNQGYGGNQKTCYARALELGADYVVMIHPDYQYDSRVIPAAIEFLKLGICDVVLGSRIRTRQEALAGGMPVYKYLFNRMLTLIENISLGQNLGDFHSGFRAYRREVLETIPYKNNSNDFVFDSQFLAQAVWYGFKLGDIPVPVRYFDEASSINFRRSVVYGLRTLQVLVLYAACRCKVWRSPLFGKR from the coding sequence GTGGGCGAGGCGGTGATATCTCCCATCGTTGTGGCTGTCATGCCTGCCTACAACGCGGCAGCGACTTTGGAGCGAACCGTGGCCGACATCCCGGCGGGCAGTGTGCAGCACATTGTTCTGGTCGATGATTGCAGCAAAGATCAAACGGTCGAAGTCGCCCGCAAGCTGGGCCTCGAAGTGATTCAGCACGAGACCAACCAGGGTTACGGCGGCAATCAGAAAACCTGCTACGCCCGGGCACTCGAACTGGGTGCTGATTACGTCGTGATGATTCATCCCGATTATCAGTACGACAGCCGGGTCATCCCGGCAGCGATTGAGTTTTTGAAGCTGGGCATCTGCGATGTCGTGCTGGGTTCCCGCATTCGCACCCGGCAGGAAGCACTTGCAGGGGGCATGCCCGTTTATAAGTACCTCTTCAACCGCATGCTGACACTGATTGAGAATATCTCGCTCGGGCAGAACCTGGGCGATTTTCACTCGGGCTTTCGTGCTTACCGCAGAGAAGTCCTGGAAACGATTCCTTACAAGAACAACTCAAACGATTTCGTTTTTGACAGTCAGTTCCTGGCGCAGGCGGTCTGGTATGGCTTTAAGCTGGGTGATATCCCCGTCCCCGTGCGCTATTTCGATGAAGCCTCAAGTATCAACTTCCGCCGCAGCGTGGTTTACGGCTTGAGAACACTCCAGGTACTCGTTCTTTACGCCGCCTGCCGATGCAAAGTGTGGCGCTCACCGCTGTTTGGTAAGCGATGA
- a CDS encoding 3-keto-disaccharide hydrolase codes for MPTFRFSSLTRLAALMLSVAAMTSPALQAAEIVRETFDDTGFESIFDGKTLDGWHVSTKTGHSRASKNTTGGKWVVEDGAITGSQDIPANGGIIITDKQYGDFEVVLKMKNDYGPDSGLFLRSTEDGKAWQYMIDYHNGGNVAGIYGEGLGGKPHLRNYDFLDAVTKIKTKDAPVAAPVSAEEWPEFWKHGEWNELRARIEGNPPTITTWINGVKFMKWTETELRHPEKGGIALQVHGGGNFVDQYVRYKDIKVKVLGK; via the coding sequence ATGCCCACCTTCCGCTTCTCTTCCCTGACCAGGCTCGCAGCACTGATGCTGAGTGTCGCTGCGATGACCTCGCCCGCTCTTCAAGCTGCAGAAATCGTTCGCGAAACCTTCGACGACACCGGCTTCGAATCGATCTTCGACGGCAAAACACTCGATGGCTGGCATGTCAGCACCAAGACGGGGCACAGCCGGGCGAGTAAGAACACCACGGGTGGGAAATGGGTGGTGGAAGATGGCGCGATTACCGGCTCCCAGGATATCCCTGCCAATGGCGGCATCATCATCACCGACAAGCAGTACGGCGACTTCGAAGTCGTCCTCAAAATGAAGAACGACTACGGCCCCGATAGCGGCCTCTTCCTGCGCAGTACCGAAGATGGTAAGGCCTGGCAGTATATGATCGACTATCATAATGGCGGGAATGTCGCCGGTATCTATGGCGAAGGCTTAGGGGGCAAGCCTCACTTAAGGAACTACGACTTCCTCGATGCTGTTACAAAGATCAAGACCAAGGACGCCCCGGTCGCCGCACCGGTCTCGGCGGAAGAATGGCCCGAGTTCTGGAAGCACGGCGAATGGAACGAACTCCGCGCCCGGATTGAAGGCAACCCACCGACCATTACCACCTGGATTAACGGCGTGAAGTTCATGAAATGGACCGAAACCGAACTCCGCCACCCCGAAAAAGGCGGCATCGCGCTCCAAGTCCACGGCGGCGGCAACTTCGTGGATCAGTATGTGCGGTATAAGGATATTAAGGTGAAGGTGCTCGGGAAATAA
- a CDS encoding ATP-binding protein: MLELDTPHTTALNTGSPVAFPRLNGYVLIPHEAGATVAYISWIGIERSPFPKRSGLKDFGLIDLPFPLRKMAVSPVATLTCKRDKTSRTQYVLSRGVVAFPSVGDQVLIPTAEQIEAIVGAKDTDRRVKIGVSPLGASTKIMVDPDKLFGRHLAVLGNTGSGKSCTVAGLIRWSMDAAKKQMSETGKTGRPNARFIVLDPNAEYSNAFRDDPQNVRLFKVPPVSGDDRALQVPAWMWCGHEWTAISNAQPGAQRPLLMQGLRDLKSGSVSRGSREAILRRYVISYMVRVSEMLSRGTIAFAGSPRPRFECAGLLNGIAKDCQAWSGDLEGQAQTLMQNAASAALQIEQSRKSGQYYNDFLVSDLESIRSSLEDCAKVLPDVAPEGPISEDSPSYFDVNILADHLERIAVEQGAGVAGFVATLGLRIRAMLADQHLGAVVNGNPTFEAWLEEYVGADNASNGNVAIIDLSLIPSEVVHIVVAVLGRLVFESLQRYRRDNAAGESLPTVLVLEEAHTFVRKGHEESSGTATATALCRETFEKIAREGRKFGLGLVVSSQRPSELSATVLAQCNTFILHRIVNDADQHLVGKLVPDNVAGLLAELPSLPSRQAILLGWATPIPILVEIDELRADQRPHSSDPDFWDVWTHEKPRDLDWKEVVGDWVGQVKVDETEDGELLENVGE, from the coding sequence ATGCTTGAACTCGACACTCCGCACACGACGGCATTGAACACTGGGTCGCCTGTCGCGTTTCCGCGCCTGAACGGTTATGTGCTGATTCCCCATGAAGCGGGGGCGACGGTTGCTTACATTTCCTGGATAGGAATTGAGCGTTCACCATTCCCGAAACGATCTGGCCTCAAGGACTTTGGCTTGATCGACCTTCCATTTCCGTTGCGAAAAATGGCAGTTTCACCAGTCGCAACGCTGACATGCAAACGCGACAAGACCTCGCGCACCCAGTATGTGCTCTCCCGTGGCGTTGTCGCCTTTCCCTCTGTCGGGGATCAGGTGTTGATTCCCACTGCCGAACAAATTGAAGCAATCGTTGGGGCGAAGGATACGGATAGGCGCGTCAAGATCGGCGTGTCGCCCCTCGGGGCAAGTACGAAAATCATGGTCGACCCAGACAAGCTGTTCGGGCGGCACCTCGCGGTGCTGGGGAATACCGGTAGCGGGAAGTCATGCACGGTTGCCGGATTGATTCGCTGGTCGATGGATGCAGCCAAAAAGCAGATGTCCGAAACCGGCAAGACGGGACGTCCCAATGCCCGCTTTATCGTTCTCGATCCTAACGCTGAATACTCGAATGCTTTTCGGGACGACCCTCAAAATGTCCGTCTTTTTAAAGTTCCGCCAGTCTCCGGAGATGATCGTGCTTTGCAGGTGCCAGCCTGGATGTGGTGCGGACATGAATGGACGGCCATTTCCAACGCTCAACCCGGTGCCCAACGGCCTTTGTTGATGCAAGGGTTAAGAGATTTGAAGAGTGGCTCTGTTTCGCGGGGATCGCGTGAAGCAATATTACGACGCTATGTGATCTCTTACATGGTGCGAGTTTCGGAGATGTTGAGCCGTGGGACCATAGCGTTTGCTGGTTCTCCTCGACCTCGTTTTGAATGCGCTGGTTTGCTGAATGGGATAGCGAAGGACTGTCAAGCATGGTCGGGTGATCTTGAAGGTCAAGCACAAACGTTAATGCAGAACGCTGCTTCGGCTGCATTACAAATCGAGCAATCTAGGAAATCGGGCCAATACTACAACGACTTCCTCGTATCAGACTTGGAGAGTATTCGATCTTCGCTAGAGGATTGTGCAAAAGTATTGCCCGATGTTGCTCCGGAAGGGCCTATCAGCGAAGACTCGCCAAGCTACTTCGACGTGAATATTCTCGCTGACCATCTTGAACGTATAGCCGTTGAGCAAGGTGCCGGTGTGGCGGGCTTCGTTGCGACTCTCGGTTTGCGTATTCGAGCAATGTTGGCGGATCAGCATCTCGGGGCTGTCGTCAATGGAAATCCTACGTTTGAGGCGTGGCTTGAAGAGTATGTGGGGGCAGATAATGCGTCGAATGGAAATGTGGCGATCATTGATCTTTCTCTCATCCCAAGTGAAGTTGTCCATATCGTAGTCGCCGTGTTGGGCCGACTTGTGTTTGAGTCACTTCAGCGTTATCGGCGCGATAATGCCGCCGGTGAGTCACTTCCGACCGTCCTAGTACTTGAAGAGGCGCATACATTCGTGCGTAAAGGGCATGAAGAATCCTCCGGCACGGCAACAGCTACTGCACTATGTCGGGAGACATTTGAGAAAATTGCCCGCGAAGGACGCAAGTTCGGACTCGGACTCGTTGTGTCGTCACAAAGGCCCTCAGAATTGTCAGCTACCGTCCTGGCGCAGTGCAACACATTCATTTTGCATCGCATCGTAAATGATGCTGACCAGCACCTCGTTGGCAAGCTTGTGCCTGACAATGTCGCAGGATTGTTGGCCGAGCTTCCAAGTCTGCCCTCGCGTCAAGCGATTTTGCTTGGCTGGGCAACACCAATTCCGATTCTTGTAGAAATTGACGAGTTGCGCGCGGATCAGCGGCCACATTCATCTGACCCTGATTTCTGGGATGTATGGACGCACGAAAAGCCTCGCGATTTGGATTGGAAAGAAGTGGTTGGGGACTGGGTAGGACAGGTCAAAGTCGATGAAACTGAAGATGGAGAGTTGCTAGAAAATGTAGGCGAGTGA
- a CDS encoding SIR2 family protein: protein MDLKAHSYRVGSHEFVEDALPTGAEYETFVSTARRCIEPWLSAVFQAEHLNLLLGSGFTNAVSYIADSPATGMSMVEFGTKYDAQIDAHAAKTANAMHRGNPNIEDQFRSAVALLEGLEVISDPNWGALRAAMDKELLKFLKSLLATERGISAAPDIDKRLESQNILQSFLLSFASRAASRERLHIFTTNYDRLIEYGCDLAGLRLIDRFVGTLNPIFRASRVEVDLHYNPPGIRGEPRFMEGVIRVTKLHGSLDWTFDKSDRRIHRKGIPFGAPDTHTDVPANPLDTVMIYPNPAKDIETTNYPYAELFRDFAASICRPNAVVVTYGYGFGDDHINRILLDMLSIPSTHLVVIAYSADERLKYFCEQTRTAQVSLLIGEHFANISTLVENYLPKPALDYITSRMTELLKHRPVAATLVDSASGEV from the coding sequence ATGGACTTGAAGGCGCACTCCTATCGCGTTGGCAGTCACGAGTTTGTGGAGGATGCCCTCCCGACTGGTGCGGAATACGAAACGTTTGTCAGTACAGCACGGCGATGCATTGAGCCTTGGTTGTCGGCAGTATTTCAGGCGGAGCATCTGAATCTGTTGCTTGGCAGCGGTTTCACGAACGCCGTTTCGTATATTGCCGACAGCCCTGCTACCGGCATGTCGATGGTGGAGTTTGGCACAAAATACGATGCCCAGATTGACGCCCATGCAGCGAAGACTGCTAATGCGATGCATCGCGGAAACCCAAATATTGAGGATCAGTTTCGCAGCGCAGTTGCACTCCTTGAGGGTCTGGAGGTGATCAGCGATCCAAACTGGGGGGCTCTCAGGGCGGCGATGGATAAAGAGCTCCTAAAGTTTCTAAAATCGCTGCTTGCAACAGAACGGGGAATTTCTGCAGCGCCGGACATCGACAAGAGGCTGGAATCGCAGAACATACTGCAGTCATTTCTTTTGAGCTTCGCGAGCCGCGCCGCTTCTCGCGAGCGGTTGCATATCTTTACAACAAATTATGACAGATTGATCGAATATGGCTGCGATTTAGCCGGGCTCCGGTTGATTGACCGCTTTGTAGGAACGCTGAATCCAATCTTCCGTGCTTCTCGTGTAGAGGTTGATCTTCATTACAACCCGCCGGGTATTCGCGGCGAACCACGGTTTATGGAAGGTGTGATTCGTGTCACTAAGCTGCACGGGTCACTGGATTGGACATTCGACAAGAGTGATCGCCGTATTCATAGGAAGGGAATTCCGTTCGGCGCGCCAGACACTCACACGGACGTTCCGGCGAATCCGCTGGATACAGTCATGATCTACCCAAACCCGGCGAAGGATATCGAGACGACCAATTATCCATATGCGGAACTTTTCCGTGACTTCGCGGCCTCAATTTGTCGCCCAAATGCGGTGGTCGTGACCTATGGGTACGGTTTCGGGGACGACCACATCAACCGTATCCTGTTGGACATGCTTTCGATTCCATCTACGCACCTTGTGGTGATCGCATATAGCGCAGACGAGCGGCTTAAGTACTTCTGCGAACAGACGCGCACCGCTCAGGTATCGCTGTTGATTGGGGAACATTTCGCGAACATCTCGACGCTGGTCGAAAACTATTTGCCGAAACCCGCCCTCGATTATATTACGAGCCGGATGACAGAGCTTCTAAAGCACCGACCTGTGGCTGCCACTCTGGTTGACTCAGCTTCAGGGGAGGTGTAG
- the mutS gene encoding DNA mismatch repair protein MutS yields MMQRYLEVKDQHPAAILFFRMGDFYELFYEDAKVAARILGLTLTSRDKNSENPVPMAGFPYHALTGYLQKMIRAGHRVAICEQVEDPKAAKGMVKREVTQIVTPGTLTDDSLLDPRETNLLAAILPGKSHSGLAWLELSTGRFICATLPASQIHDELARLQPAEVLTPERSREDLTIARIRLGAWAVTERPPWAYRPEEAHRLLLDQFGVATLEGFGFSGNSSSTTQATIEPGIIAAGALLEYVRETQKSQLIHLSRLEPYEPSQHLLIDESTRRSLELTRTLRSNQREGSLLWAIDQTVTPMGARLLLEWLSNPLKERTAIEARLNAVSELVVDLRTTQSLQEILKTGYDIQRLTARIGTGRATPRDLVSLTRTLSLLPQIKARLAGRRSTLLNELEAKIDLHQDLREAIEAALVDEPPLNLTEGGAIRPGFDPQLDEWRDLARGGKEWMAAYQAEEVRRTGIANLKVGFNRVFGFYLECSASQADKVPPEYIRKQTLKNYERYITPALKEYEDKVLQAESRSIALEQQLFSDLRQKVSSRAAELRVTAESLAVLDVLCSFAILATRRQYVRPEIASEPVLEIRQGRHPVLDQLLPTGGFVPNDIRLGGSNGLIQLITGPNMAGKSTYIRQAALLTILTQIGSFVPAESARIGLADRIFARVGASDELGRGQSTFMVEMTETARILHSATASSLVILDEIGRGTSTYDGISLAWAITEFLHDAVGCRTFFATHYHELTQLSASLKSVMNWNVAVREHNDDVVFMHQIVPGAADKSYGIHVGRLAGLPGVVLDRAREILKVLEAEQTDHLSQDPGKSRLPARKTRRSREQQLTLFELAEHPILEKIRQLDVHGMSPEAAWQELARLRSELSADKG; encoded by the coding sequence ATGATGCAGCGGTATCTCGAGGTCAAAGACCAGCATCCTGCGGCTATTCTGTTCTTTCGGATGGGCGACTTTTACGAACTCTTTTACGAGGACGCGAAAGTCGCTGCCCGCATTCTGGGGCTGACACTCACCAGCCGCGATAAGAACTCGGAAAACCCAGTCCCGATGGCAGGTTTTCCGTACCATGCTCTCACGGGTTATCTGCAGAAGATGATCCGTGCGGGACACCGCGTCGCCATCTGTGAGCAGGTCGAAGATCCCAAAGCGGCCAAGGGGATGGTCAAACGGGAAGTGACACAAATCGTCACTCCCGGCACACTCACCGACGACTCGCTGCTCGACCCGCGTGAAACCAATCTGCTGGCCGCCATCCTTCCCGGAAAAAGCCACAGTGGCCTGGCCTGGCTCGAACTTTCCACGGGCCGGTTCATCTGTGCCACACTTCCTGCGAGTCAGATACATGATGAACTCGCGCGACTGCAGCCAGCCGAAGTTCTGACGCCCGAACGATCGCGTGAAGATCTGACGATTGCCCGCATTCGCCTGGGTGCCTGGGCTGTGACCGAACGTCCGCCCTGGGCCTACAGGCCTGAAGAGGCTCACCGCCTGCTCCTTGATCAATTTGGTGTGGCCACCCTCGAAGGCTTTGGTTTTTCCGGCAACAGTTCATCGACCACACAGGCCACCATCGAGCCCGGGATCATTGCCGCCGGGGCTTTGCTCGAATACGTGCGGGAAACTCAGAAGTCGCAACTCATTCATCTTTCCCGGCTGGAGCCTTACGAGCCATCGCAGCATCTGTTGATTGATGAATCGACACGCCGCAGCCTCGAACTGACGCGGACATTGAGATCCAATCAGCGGGAAGGGAGTCTCCTGTGGGCCATCGATCAAACGGTCACACCCATGGGTGCCCGGCTGCTCCTCGAATGGCTCTCGAATCCACTCAAAGAGCGCACTGCCATCGAAGCCCGGCTGAACGCTGTGAGTGAACTGGTGGTTGACCTGCGGACGACACAATCGCTGCAGGAGATCCTCAAAACGGGTTACGACATCCAGCGGCTTACAGCCCGCATCGGGACAGGCCGTGCCACGCCGCGCGATCTGGTCAGCCTGACGCGCACGCTCAGTCTTTTGCCGCAGATCAAGGCCCGTCTGGCTGGCCGACGATCGACCCTGCTGAATGAACTCGAAGCGAAGATCGATCTCCATCAGGACTTGCGAGAAGCCATCGAAGCGGCACTGGTCGATGAACCGCCCCTCAATCTGACGGAAGGTGGTGCCATTCGGCCCGGCTTTGATCCTCAACTTGACGAATGGCGCGATCTGGCGCGTGGTGGTAAAGAATGGATGGCAGCCTATCAAGCCGAAGAGGTCCGCCGGACAGGGATCGCGAATCTGAAAGTGGGCTTTAACCGCGTTTTTGGTTTCTATTTAGAATGTAGTGCCAGCCAGGCAGATAAAGTTCCTCCCGAGTATATCCGTAAACAAACTCTAAAGAACTACGAACGCTATATCACCCCCGCTTTAAAAGAGTATGAAGATAAAGTTCTGCAGGCCGAAAGCCGGTCGATTGCTCTCGAACAGCAACTCTTCAGTGACTTGCGGCAAAAGGTCAGCTCTCGCGCTGCAGAATTGCGAGTAACGGCAGAATCATTGGCTGTGCTCGATGTTCTCTGCAGTTTTGCCATACTCGCCACGCGGCGGCAGTATGTCCGCCCGGAGATCGCGAGTGAACCAGTGCTGGAGATACGACAGGGGCGTCACCCGGTTCTTGATCAACTTTTGCCGACAGGTGGATTTGTCCCGAATGATATTCGCCTGGGTGGCTCGAATGGTTTGATCCAACTCATTACCGGCCCCAATATGGCAGGTAAGAGTACATATATCCGTCAGGCAGCTTTATTAACAATCCTCACACAGATTGGTTCGTTTGTCCCGGCAGAATCCGCCCGGATTGGTCTGGCGGATCGGATTTTTGCCCGTGTCGGTGCCAGCGATGAACTGGGCCGGGGGCAATCGACATTCATGGTCGAGATGACTGAGACAGCCCGGATTCTGCATTCGGCCACCGCATCGAGCCTCGTGATTCTCGACGAGATTGGCCGTGGCACCAGTACTTATGACGGGATTTCGCTGGCCTGGGCCATTACCGAGTTCCTGCATGATGCCGTCGGCTGCCGGACGTTCTTTGCGACGCATTACCACGAATTGACCCAACTGAGTGCTTCACTAAAGTCGGTGATGAACTGGAACGTGGCAGTTCGCGAACATAATGACGATGTGGTTTTCATGCATCAGATCGTGCCTGGGGCGGCTGATAAAAGTTATGGCATTCATGTAGGTCGGCTCGCCGGCCTGCCGGGTGTGGTGCTCGACCGTGCGCGTGAAATTCTGAAAGTGCTGGAAGCCGAGCAGACGGATCATCTCTCGCAGGATCCGGGGAAATCGCGACTGCCAGCGAGAAAAACCCGCCGCTCACGCGAGCAGCAACTCACACTCTTTGAACTGGCTGAACACCCGATTTTAGAAAAGATCCGCCAGCTCGATGTGCATGGAATGAGTCCCGAAGCCGCCTGGCAGGAACTCGCCCGCCTGCGCAGTGAGCTTTCAGCGGATAAAGGATGA
- a CDS encoding DUF1559 family PulG-like putative transporter, whose protein sequence is MFRFSRLLPFAVMSLLLTLVAAVGLPWMLSLRELARKTQWRNNYKMAGLALHNYHDTFNMFPPGGVFRADGTPFQGWMFSIAPFLDASPFYSEVTRFSKPWDDPETLGYYMYSNYPVHDYTCPAKTRLRGPMTICHMAGNSWILHRNSSVNFEKIGDSAHTMLIADAAEPYEVFGSTTNWRDPELARNTGPQSFGNCFPGETFVLLADGSVIQVPLVENERWKLLRGREELRPDPMATQRPDTPWELGDRPYVPRDIRERRNRDK, encoded by the coding sequence ATGTTTCGTTTCAGCAGGCTCCTGCCATTTGCCGTCATGTCATTACTGCTGACGCTGGTTGCCGCCGTTGGTCTCCCGTGGATGCTGTCACTGCGTGAGTTGGCTCGTAAGACGCAATGGAGAAATAACTATAAAATGGCCGGTCTGGCCCTTCATAATTATCATGACACATTTAACATGTTCCCCCCAGGCGGTGTCTTTCGAGCTGATGGCACTCCGTTTCAAGGTTGGATGTTTTCGATTGCTCCATTTTTAGATGCTTCGCCATTCTATTCTGAAGTGACAAGATTTAGTAAACCATGGGATGACCCCGAAACATTGGGCTACTACATGTATAGTAATTATCCAGTGCATGACTATACTTGCCCCGCAAAAACAAGGCTTCGTGGGCCGATGACGATATGTCACATGGCAGGCAACTCGTGGATCTTGCATCGTAACAGCAGCGTCAATTTCGAAAAGATCGGCGATTCTGCACATACCATGCTCATCGCTGATGCTGCTGAACCTTATGAAGTCTTTGGTTCAACGACCAATTGGCGCGATCCGGAATTGGCACGCAATACCGGCCCGCAGTCTTTCGGGAATTGCTTTCCGGGTGAGACCTTTGTGCTTTTAGCCGATGGAAGTGTGATTCAGGTGCCGCTCGTCGAGAATGAACGCTGGAAGCTGCTGCGTGGCCGGGAGGAACTTCGTCCTGATCCGATGGCGACCCAGCGTCCTGATACTCCCTGGGAACTGGGCGATCGTCCCTACGTTCCTCGCGACATTCGCGAACGACGGAACCGAGATAAATAG